One genomic region from Siniperca chuatsi isolate FFG_IHB_CAS linkage group LG18, ASM2008510v1, whole genome shotgun sequence encodes:
- the LOC122865551 gene encoding growth arrest and DNA damage-inducible protein GADD45 gamma-like: protein MQSPGKSLKEALLCAQGEDRLTVGVYESAKIMTDDPDSVSFCVLAMDEEFECDIALQIHFTLIQSFCFDNDISIVRVSDMQRLAEIVGDKAEQHEDAHCVLITNPADGSWEDPALEKLHMFCEESRRVNDWVPEINLPSVDLGLGSYS from the exons TGCAGTCTCCTGGAAAATCTCTGAAAGAAGCTCTGCTCTGTGCTCAGGGCGAGGATCGACTCACTGTTGGAGTCTATGAGAGCGCTAAAATTATGACTGA TGACCCGGACAGTGTGTCTTTCTGCGTCCTGGCCATGGATGAAGAGTTTGAGTGTGACATCGCTCTGCAGATCCACTTCACCCTCATCCAGTCCTTCTGCTTCGACAACGACATCAGCATCGTCAGAGTGAGCGACATGCAGCGTCTGGCTGAGATTGTTGGTGACAAGGCAGAGCAACATGAAGATGCCCACTGCGTCCTCATCACG AACCCAGCTGACGGGTCTTGGGAGGACCCTGCTCTGGAGAAGCTGCACATGTTCTGTGAGGAGAGCCGCCGTGTGAACGACTGGGTTCCTGAGATCAACCTCCCGAGCGTTGATCTGGGACTGGGCTCCTACTCTTGA